The following proteins are co-located in the Culicoides brevitarsis isolate CSIRO-B50_1 unplaced genomic scaffold, AGI_CSIRO_Cbre_v1 contig_30, whole genome shotgun sequence genome:
- the LOC134836437 gene encoding leukotriene A-4 hydrolase-like yields MTVTASTKKSSGCDKLTLTTFVILLGIALWLQFKTDVAKTNSPKMGRMGKVDPNSYAEPEKVVMQHADLDWEIDFNRKIISGSVTLKFNVLSDDGIEHILLDVSDLKIESVFAKLPAGEIPLTFTVTDPVENVGSKLTVNLPNVTKGVISIVIDYDTVSASALAWLSPEQTSGKKHPYVFSQCQAIHARSILPCQDTPAVKFTYSAVVKHPSALIALMSAIRDEAKSTAGVSRFTQTVPIPSYLMALAVGPLVSRQIGPISKVWSEQEQIEEAAYEFVDTDNFVQKASEICGPYVWKEYNLLVLPKSFPFGGMENPTLTFVTPTIIAKDRSLVDVVAHEIAHSWTGNLVTNKNFEHFWLNEGFTVFVEGKILGRIHGAAYRDFHALHGLTDLADCIKNQLADEPQLTKLVVNLTDLSPDDAFSSVPYMKGSNFLRYIEDLVGGPDVFEPFLKFYLDKFKYQSIETQDFKKTLYDYFNEKGLAALLEPIDWEAWLYGEGMPPVIPKYDTSLVDACREHTNLWADNALDVIKNSKVITGKLSSSQVVEFLGGLLEKENIVELNADKIAFLAETYGLEKTQNAEIRFRYVRLMIRARLRDRMSEILSFANSNFRMKFVRPVYKDLGKWPEVRDEAIANFQRVRNEMMKVCALQVAKDLGLNE; encoded by the exons ATGACAGTCACCGCAAGTACAAAAAA AAGTAGTGGCTGTGATAAGCTAACATTGACTACATTTGTGATTTTACTCGGTATCGCTCTTTGGTTACAGTTCAAAACAGACGTGGCAAAAACAAACTCTCCAAAAATGGGTCGTATGGGAAAAGTTGATCCGAATTCGTATGCCGAACCGGAAAAAGTTGTGATGCAACATGCAGATCTCGACTGGGAAATTGActttaatcgaaaaatcatCTCCGGATCAGTTACGCTGAAGTTCAATGTACTTTCCGACGACGGAATTGAACATATT TTGTTGGATGTTAGCGACTTGAAAATTGAGTCTGTTTTCGCAAAATTGCCTGCTGGAGAGATTCCCTTGACTTTTACGGTAACAGATCCCGTTGAAAATGTCGGTTCGAAACTTACGGTCAACTTGCCGAATGTTACAAAGGGAGt gatttccATCGTCATTGATTACGATACCGTGTCAGCTTCGGCTCTTGCATGGTTGTCTCCTGAACAAACTTCGGGCAAAAAGCATCCTTACGTCTTTTCGCAATGTCAAGCTATCCATGCTCGTTCAATTTTGCCTTGTCAAGACACGCCAGCAGTCAAATTCACGTATTCTGCCGTTGTTAAGCATCCCTCCGCACTCATCGCTTTGATGAGCGCCATCCGCGATGAAGCAAAAAGTACCGCCGGAGTGTCTCGTTTCACGCAAACTGTGCCAATTCCGTCGTATTTGATGGCTCTCGCTGTCGGGCCTTTGGTTTCACGTCAAATTGGGCCCATTTCGAAAGTTTGGTCTGAACAGGAGCAAATTGAGGAAGCTGCTTACGAGTTTGTTGACACAgataattttgtacaaaaggcAAGCGAGATCTGCGGACCTTACGTATGGAAAGAATACAATTTACTCGTGCTTCCGAAGAGTTTTCCATTCGGCGGGATGGAAAATCCAACCTTGACATTCGTTACTCCGACAATTATTGCTAAAGATCGTTCCTTGGTCGATGTAGTTGCGCACGAAATCGCTCATAGTTGGACCGGAAACCTCGTAACCAACAAgaatttcgaacatttttggCTCAATGAGGGTTTCACAGTCTTCGTTGAAGGCAAAATCTTGGGTCGCATACATGGAGCTGCCTATCGTGACTTCCATGCGTTACACGGTTTGACAGATTTGGCGGATTGCATCAAGAATCAACTCGCTGATGAGCCACAATTAACAAAGCTCGTTGTAAATTTGACGGATTTGAGTCCCGATGATGCCTTTAGCAGCGTTCCTTACATGAAAGGCAGCAATTTTTTGCGTTATATCGAAGATCTTGTTGGAGGTCCCGATGTTTTTGAGccctttttaaagttttacctTGACAAATTCAAGTATCAGAGCATCGAGACGCAGGATTTCAAGAAAACTTTGTATGATTACTTCAACGAAAAGGGATTAGCTGCACTTTTGGAGCCCATTGATTGGGAAGCATGGCTTTACGGCGAAGGAATGCCTCCAGTTATCCCCAAATATGATACTTCTCTGGTAGATGCATGTCGCGAACACACAAATTTGTGGGCAGATAACGCCTTGGATGTcatcaaaaactcaaaagtcATCACAGGAAAGTTGTCAAGCTCGCAAGTTGTCGAATTTCTCGGCGGTTTGTTGGAAAAAGAGAACATTGTAGAGCTCAATGCCGATAAAATAGCATTTTTAGCGGAAACTTATGGCTTGGAGAAGACCCAAAACGCGGAAATTCGCTTCCGTTATGTGCGTTTGATGATTAGAGCTCGTCTCCGTGATCGCATGTCGGAGATTTTGAGCTTTGCCAATAGCAATTTCCGCATGAAGTTCGTCAGACCTGTGTATAAGGACTTGGGAAAATGGCCAGAAGTACGTGATGAAGCGATTGCTAACTTCCAACGAGTTCGTAATGAGATGATGAAAGTTTGTGCTTTGCAAGTTGCCAAGGATTTGGGTctcaatgaataa